The following nucleotide sequence is from bacterium.
ATGTGGGTATTGACAATGATACCTCTGTGTTCGCGGTGGAGAGTATCCGCCAATGGTGGTATTCGATGGGGAAAGTGACATACCCGGAAGCTAAACAGTTGCTGATCACTGCCGATAGTGGCGGCAGTAACGGTTATCGGGTAAAACTCTGGAAACTGGAATTACAGAAACTGGCGAATGAAACGGGGCTATCCATTTCGGTTTGCCACTTGCCGCCTGGAACCAGCAAGTGGAACAAGATTGAACACCGCTTGTTCTCGTTCATCAGTCAGAATTGGCGTGGAAAACCCTTGGTGAGTCACGAGGTCATTGTGAATCAGATCGCCGCTACGACAACCAAAGAGGGACTTCAGGTTCAATGCCAGCTTGATACCAATTCGTATCCGACAGGAATCAAGGTATCGGATGAAGAGATGACCAATATCAATATCCAGAAGGATTCATTTCACGGCGAGTGGAACTACACTATCTCTTCAGCTTTTGCCTGAAGATGTTACAGTTATTTCATGACAATGCCTAACAGAGATTACCTTCTTTATCTTTTTATAAGGCTCTCCAATCTTCAGGTTTTCTACTATCAGCTTGGATGCTCCATATAAGAGCCGCTCAAGATAATGAATCTCCCTTTCATTTTGTATCTCTATTATGATGTATTCACCTTTATCATCAACAGTGAGCAAATCTACCCGGTTAAACTTATCGGTTTCATCCTCACGGTTCGATTCACTTTCCAGTAAATTTATTATTGTTATATCCTTTTGGAGGAGTGCGGTCAGGAACCCCTCTAATATATCGAAGTTAGATTTATCCCGCAGGATATATTTTGCCGCCCAATCGAATCTTATAAGCCTTTTTTCCTTTATTTCTTGCATCTTGTTGTTGCCTCCTTATTCTCAAATCAAATTATAATATAAACTTAACTTTTTGTCAACAACTTTTTAAGAGGGTTTGTGATTCAGACACTGGACTTTGGCACAGAGAATATATTAGGAAAGTGTGTAAAAAAGGGGATAATGGAGATTTTGGGAATGTGGGGATAAAATGGATAACAAAAAATCTCCATATCTTTCTTATCCCCATATCCCCTAATCTTACACCTTTTTGGCTCCCTTGATTCTTTTGTTTGATGTCTATGGTTTACTGTCTGAATCACCCAGCAATTCTCGGTGAAAATTAAAACCGTAATTTAATAAGGGTTGAGGGGTAGGGGAAAAATATTTTTCGCCAACTTTTTTTATTTTTTGGAGTGCGAAAGTGCCAGAGATGCTATCTCTTTGCTTTCGCTTTTTTCTGCAAAAGCCCGAAAGCGGTAGCAAGCTACCGCACTCCAAAAAGTAGCAAGTCACCGCACTCCATAACAATTCACCGAGAATTGCTGTTCGCTAAAGTTTTTTCTTGACAAATTGAATAGAACTTAGTATAATATTTCAAAAATAGGTTAAAAAAGGGAGGGAAGTAAATCAAAGGAGATGTGTATTCGATGTATAAATACCCTTATATTAATTGTGATAAAGAACTTGAGCCTGCACCAAACTTTTGCCCCTCTTGCTATGAAAAGATTATTATCTGTCCAATCTGTAGAACTACAAACAGGAATTTAGCTACATTCTGCCATAAGTGTGCCAGGGAATTACCAGAAAGCCCGGATTATAAGATGTACAAAGCCAATCCTCAACTTACTGGTTTCTCTCCAGTGAATCCCCCCCAGAAATTGAAAGATTAAAACTACAATGGTCAAAAAAGCTGGATAGAGCTGAAGTTTTTTC
It contains:
- a CDS encoding Rpn family recombination-promoting nuclease/putative transposase — its product is MQEIKEKRLIRFDWAAKYILRDKSNFDILEGFLTALLQKDITIINLLESESNREDETDKFNRVDLLTVDDKGEYIIIEIQNEREIHYLERLLYGASKLIVENLKIGEPYKKIKKVISVRHCHEITVTSSGKS
- a CDS encoding zinc ribbon domain-containing protein — its product is MYKYPYINCDKELEPAPNFCPSCYEKIIICPICRTTNRNLATFCHKCARELPESPDYKMYKANPQLTGFSPVNPPQKLKD